Below is a window of Ananas comosus cultivar F153 unplaced genomic scaffold, ASM154086v1, whole genome shotgun sequence DNA.
AACTTCAGCTCCATCTTCTGAGACTTCATTTGAAGCTACCTTGCTAACACTAAAGCAGCTAGCCTTACAACGTAccatcttctttctctcttattTCTACCAGTGAGGTAAAAACGGTGCTTGTCCGATCGATCGTATCGTTACGTACTAATTAAGACGTGATCGTTCCAGAAGATGTCAGCGGCCGTGTACAGAAGCCCGGCCGCGGCCGCGTTCCAGCTGCCTAGCTGGTTTGCTCCTGCCGTTCCCGCCGAGAAGGACGAGGACCGGCCCGGGCAATTAGACATATGGAACTCCATCCAGGCCGAGAAGAAGGCCAAGGCAGCTGCAGCATCTGCCGATGGCCCTCCGCCTTATGTCCACCCCCTCGTCCGCCGCTCCTCCCGCCTGATGAGCCAGAAGAGCCTCGAGGTCTGCACCGAGGCGCTCGGCTCGGAGTCCGGCTCCGATGTCGTCggcttctcctccttcctctccgACAACATGGCCTGCCGGTCATTTACTCTGGAAACGGAATGTACGGAGAAGAATTTGGCATCAGAGTCGCTGCTGCATGAGGCAGCAAAGACGGAAGATAGGGAAGCAGAAGCGAAGGAGCTCAAGTCGGTGAACTACCACTGCTCAGGGAGCAGGCGCTTGCCGCCGCGGTCCTTTCCCCCACCGCTGCCTTCCATCTCGCGGCGCGATGGGCAGCCCTGCCTCAAGATGCGTCCCCACCGCCGCGACGGCCGCCTCATTGTCGAGGCTGTCCCGGTCCCCTCCCACAACTACCTTCACGCCCAGCGCCAGCATGGCTGCCTGCGCCTCTCGTTCATCGacacctccgccgccgtccAAGGAACATGCCGTGATCAACGTGGCGCTGTCCAAGTCGTGGAGGACCCATCAAATCAAGAATCGGCCGCATTACAGGCAAAGCAAGGTGAAGAGAAAGAAGTAGGAAATGAGCAGGAGGAGAAGAATTATGATGAGGAGGAAGAgttggaggaagaagaggaggaagtgGAAGTGGTGGACAGGGGGACGGTAATAGAGGTGAAGGTGACCACACAACCACAGCAGcagagcggcggcggcagcggcactGCCGCGAAGGTGCACCGCTCGTCGGTCGTCATCAACAAGTTCGTGGGCGGGGCACCGTTGACCGACCAGTCCGCATGGTCAACGCATTCAACGGATGAGTCCCAAAAAGACgatggaaaagaagagaagatcaAGAACTGCCACGTTGGCTACAccacgacgacggcggcggcagcagtgGCTGCAGCGGCCACGTCATCTGTGGGCTACGACTGGTGCGGAAAAGGGAGCCCACTGGCTACGGGGGATGGGGATGGGTGCGAGGTGGCGACGACGGAGGCGAAGATGCTGTTCACGACGACATCGAGGGCCAGACGGAGCAAAGAGGAGCTGCTCCGGCACATGAGGCGGTGCAACCAGCTACGGCGGCGGCCGCTTTTCATCTGGGAGCCCTGCTGCATCGCCACCTCATCTTGAGACCTCACCAATTAATTCAGTTCGCGGGCCTTCGCTGATTATTTATCCTTTTAATAATTTACGTCATTGCCATCGGGTGACCCTCAACGGatctctaatatatatttattattatatataattgttcTTCGTGCACGTGCGAGCTGTGATTCGCCGCTCTTCCGTTTGGTGCGTGATgatgataaaattatataactaATAATAGTGGGATTTGACTGTTTGAGTAAGAGTTGACTAATGAGAGAATGTTTAATTTCCGCTCTAAAGCGTGGCGATAAAAATATCTTATGGTATCTTTTATCCTTTCTAGAAGATTCGACGAACGGAGGAAACTACCCGAATTAACAATCAATTGAATGAATTTTTTGTCGTTATATATATGCCCGTCTTCTCAAGCGGATAAACCATTTCCCTCACGTTGGACAACAAATTCGGTCGCCGAGGCCTAAATAATTTGCTCTGTTATTTTATATGCTGATTTCGCATGGACTCCCCCCTTAACTTGAGACGCGCGAATTCTAGTACTATCTTATGGAAAAATCAATCTTACACAGTGCAATCAATTGAAGAAATATTAGAATTAGATTCTTTCTCTTTTAACTGGAATTGTACTTTTCATCTCGGTACAATTGACAATGCCACAACATTATCTCTTCATCTCGAGATTATTCGCTATTGTCCTTGCTCACTAAGAAGATTGGCTCCATTATAATTTGTGCAACAATATAACGCTATCGTAAATGGTGATTGcacaatattttatttatattgttggCAAAGTTGCCATTTTGTGTATAAAAATcatgaatatataataaattacagtGAACAAGAAACTGACAACGAATAGAGACTTTTTCTGTTCTTTCAAAATGTTCTTTAGTATTGGAGCCATGTTCTTGAGAGGACCgggaatttttgtttttaagagTCCACAAGTACGATCTATATAAACTTTGAATTGTGAAGACAAAAATTGTACGGCAGGGGCCTCTGCGTTTTGCGCGAGCGGTGGCGTGCGGGCGAGCGGGCGCGAGCGGTGCGGGCGGGCGAGCCGACTCGGGCGGGCAAGGGCGCCGGCGCAGGCGGCCGAGCGTGCGGACGCTGGCGCGGGCGAGCGCGAGCAGGCGCCGAGCGCGGGCAGGCGCGGGCTCCGGCGGGCGGGGGCGCGCGGCTTCGGTGGGGCCCTCGGCGCGAGCGTGCGGCGCGGGCGAAGGCGCGAGCGGGCGAGCCGGggctgcctctctctctctctctctctctctctctataccaCACCGGCGCATATAACCTCTTCCAATGTTCCTAGGCTTGTTGATGTGTTCCTAATTGGTTGAGGTGAACTTCAGCTCCATCTTCTGAGACTTCATTTGAAGCTACCTTGCTAACACTAAAGCAGCTAGCCTTACAACGTAccatcttctttctctcttattTCTACCAGTGAGGTAAAAACGGTGCTTGTCCGATCGATCGTATCGTTACGTACTAATTAAGACGTGATCGTTCCAGAAGATGTCAGCGGCCGTGTACAGAAGCCCGGCCGCGGCCGCGTTCCAGCTGCCTAGCTGGTTTGCTCCTGCCGTTCCCGCCGAGAAGGACGAGGACCGGCCCGGGCAATTAGACATATGGAACTCCATCCAGGCCGAGAAGAAGGCCAAGGCAGCTGCAGCATCTGCCGATGGCCCTCCGCCTTATGTCCACCCCCTCGTCCGCCGCTCCTCCAGCCTGATGAGCCAGAAGAGCCTCGAGGTCTGCACCGAGGCGCTCGGCTCGGAGTCCGGCTCCGATGTCGTCggcttctcctccttcctctccgACAACATGGCCTGCCGGTCATTTACTCTGGAAACGGAATGTACGGAGAAGAATTTGGCATCAGAGTCGCTGCTGCATGAGGCAGCAAAGACGGAAGATAGGGAAGCAGAAGCGAAGGAGCTCAAGTCGGTGAACTACCACTGCTCAGGGAGCAGGCGCTTGCCGCCGCGGTCCTTTNtctctctctctctctctctctcacagagACTCACCCTTGCCCTCTCCcatatctatctctctctcttattcttctctttctcccatACTCACTTCCTCAataatctcttcttcttcatcctctGACTCCGTCCCAGCCCATCCCTCCTCGCTCCTTCCGCTGCGTAGCATCGCCTCCACCGCCTCGCCGCTGTCGGCCTCTTGTGGAAGAAGCTCCATCTACACGACTGGGTCGTCGCAACAGCCTTTCTCTCCTCTTCCTGTCGTCAACGCCACCTCTGTTAGAGGCATGGCTCCACATTGGAATAAAAGAACTTTTCAATTTGACaagttttttatttctatttattggTAAGAAATTGAAGCTTTATTTGCtgttgattcaaaattttaattttttcccctattttattttgattttttttcctattttgtgAGTTATGCTAAAAGAAGTGTACAAAGGAGGTAGTATAATTTACATCGTCTTTCAGATTTTAGAAaaacccctttctctccatctcttcttctttttactagcccttcattcatttttctctttgacATTTTCGCAATTGTTTGGATTGATGCACATTCCTCTTTCTTTCTGTACAGACATCGTCTCCCACATAATATTAAATGAAGAATTGCAATACAGAATGTTTCTTGTGGCTTAGATGGTGTTTATGTGTTGAGATAATATGGAATGTGAAACCTAAACAGTGATAGAGAATCATCCTGATTGTTGAGGCGAAGGAGCGGCAGCAGTGCAACAAGCTCTAATGgagaaattcttttattttcttaacttttggtatgtattataaatatttttctatttcatatgatttgtaTAGTGTCAATTTTCTTTACaaatgaattttgaaaaatgacTTTGATTTAATCTCAATATTTCAGTAAAACTGTGTATAAGAAAGTTCACTAATAGCTAACTGCAATATCattttgtgacaccccaatagtcccacatcggatgggaaaggggttgtcattgggtttataatagacctagacactagtaataataactgggcttaagcattttgggccggtggttgggcctaacgagttattgttgctagtgggctgggtcgttacacattctttccctcatttcctcttttttcattatttacTGTATTTCCATATTGAGCTATTGTATAAGAATTACTATGCATTGAGCATATAAAGCCTACAATTTTGTTCTTAGATTTTACCGTACTCAATTGTATGTGTTTTATCAAGCTGATTcttcattttaatttaattttgttgctTAAACTCATAAAAATGTTGAAAATGAATGGTGCACTCATAAAAATGAATGCTTAAACTCAAAAAgagttattttatttacaaatttctTCTACTATATTTCACATGGGCGCTTTCATCATTCACGTAGATTAAATTTGTAGAACTTATATTTCCAATTTATACCAAGAATTACTAAAAACTGATTAGGATATTATTGGgtgttttacttttatttagtaCTTTGctggtattattattattattgctactattTCTATTTCTTTGTTATCTACTTCGTTGACCCCTCATTCTATTCTTCTTCTACTTTTATTGCTGCTGGTTCtcctacagtttttttttttttttttcgtctgtTTTAAACAGAGAAAAGCAGCTAGAATCCACCAACATAAGGCAGAAAATTGTCTAGAATAGTTTCTCTTCATAGATATAAATTGATGCTGCAACGATGTGCTTCCAAGATGTACGCGGCATGCACAAAGCTGAGCTCAAAAAGGTCTTTCATTGTCCAGGTGAATTAATCTGAGCTTAGTCACCAAACTTTTGGTGAAAGTTTATTTAAACAATCAAACATTAATTTGTTCCAATTAAGGTTgcatatcttaatttttatttaatcaaACACTGCTcgaattttatctttttttttttttttcctaatgaAGTAATGATGCGACAACAAAGTACTTTCATGCAGATTCTGCGGTGTAAACATCTTAAATAGAATACTCTCGAGAAACAGTTGCGCCCCCCAATGGGTCGAATTGAAGATAGCAATCCGTGGCAGGAGATATCACGGAGTGGAGGTCGATCTTCAAGTGAGCTTGGATGAGGAGGTCATGCAATGAGGATCCAAATGGCGCGAGCACTTTGAAGCTCTCAAGGCACAAATGCGCGAAATAAATGATAAGATGTGACACTTTACCGaattaattataagttttattttgatatataagCTATTGTTCTTGCTGGATATCTGGAACTGGGAATGGAATTTAGGAAGCCGTCCAAATGGCGCGAGGACTCTGAAGCTTTCAAGGCACAAATGCGTGAAATAAACGATAAGAAGTGACActttacaaattaattataagttttatattGATATATAAGCTATTGTTCTTGCTAGATATCTGGAACTGGGAATGGAATTCAGGTGGCTGTCCAAATGGCGCGAGGACTCTGAAGCTCTCAAGGCACAAATGCGCAAAATAAACGATAAGATGTGACACTTTACCAAATTAATCATCcgttttatatagatatataagcTATTGTTCTTGCTAGATATCTGGAATTGGGAATGGATGGCTTCTTGATTTTTTGTCGTACGGCTCCCTCCTTGCTTGCTTCCTCTTTAATTGTGCATTCTCATATGAAGGCCCTAATGGTTATAAATACTGCTTTTGTGGTAAGttcactcttttcttccttccgCTATTtcgttttctttcttctttgtttgGTCTGCCTCTTTCCAACTCGGTGCTTGCTCCGCTTTATTTCTGTCGCACCTTTGATCCTATTGAAATGTTAATGCAGTTGGAATCCGATGTTCCAAAGCACTCCCTTAGTATTGTGTTGcgatcattttaaaaattagctTCCTTTTAAAGCTTTACAAATGTTGCACTTTTTTCACATATTTATAGGATTAAATTTTGTGTGTAAAATTAATAGATTCTAAATTTTACATAAgataattacattttttttcaaaggATTTTATTTTGAATGTTAAATTCattgtttttaaatttacataaaaCTTTTTACATTGGTTTTTATGATctgattttacaaaaaaaataaaagtgagaaTTGCTAAATTTAGATATAGTACAGAATTTAAATTCATGTTGCCATGATTTTGTAATAAGCGTGTGCGACATCACAAAGATTCGGGTTTGTTAATTTGGTTCCATTCCAGATTTTCTACTGTTTTTAAGAgcttgcaatatatatatattatctatctcCATCGGTTTACaacctttaattttcttttcttttttctgttttttttctgcctgattaaattaataaataaaagccTCATCcaaaacctatatatatatatatatatatatatatatatatatatatatccacgtAATTAACTACACCTgggcatcatcatcatcatcatcatcatcattacaAAGTAAATGTATAATCACATCCAGTTACGTACACCAAGAGATTAATTAAAAAGCACAGGAACTACAATTCAGCATCTATGATCAAATCAATTAATTACATTATTATATTGTTAATGACCTAAGTTTGATCCAATAAGAGACTTCATTGAAGGAGTGAAGAACAGGtgattcatatattttttctctcttaattTTCATATAGCTAAGTCTGATTAAACCAAGAGAATCAAATATTATCAGATGCTAACTCTATGCTTATTGGATTGCCCCGTGCCAAAGTAATCCGCAAATTAGCAGAGGAAGTCTTCTCAATCGTTGGACGAGATCCTTTAATTgaggtcatttttttttttcccttcaacaaagagaaaaagatcaTTTTCATCATACTCTTTTGTCAGCAATAGTGAAGCGAACAATTTTCTGTTGTTTTTCATTGTTGGCATATGTAAGTGTTTTCTTTCCATATAAGTTCAGTTATGGTTGGCGATTCCAAATATTGATTGCACTGTCTATGTTTTAGGTAGCTATTGCATTGGAAAAAGCTGCACTATCTGATGAGTATTTTATTAAGAGGAAGCTTTATCCCAATGTGGACTTCTATTCAGGCCTAATTTACAGGTACACATTAAAGACAAGTGTGTATATATCCTTTGAACCTATTGTATCAGGAGTTGACAAAATTGTTTTGGTGATTAGGGCAATGGGCTTCCCTACAGAATTCTTTCCTGTTCTGTTTGCCATCCCTAGAATGGCTGGATACTTAGCTCATTAGCGAGAATCACTTGATGATCCTGATACGAAGATCCTCTGACCTGGCTCTTGCAAGTTTggactatatattattatccgaTAATAAGTTATAATAATGGATATGctatatcaatttaaaatgtgacagaatatttttattctcatatGTTTATCTGGAAGTAGCACAGTTTTGCAATAGTGGCACAACGTGCGAGCGGGCGGCACGAGCGCGGGTGCGAGCCAGCGCGGACACGAGCTCGCGCGGGGCNtttttttttttttttgtaaacttatAATTTGGCCCCCCAAGGCCATCTCTGGCTCCTTCTCCATCCTTTGCCTTCTCCCTGCCCCCTACCTCATCGGCTTCTACGTTACCTAGCGCCACCTCCACCGCTGGTGGGTTCAAAGAGGAAAAACCCTCTCGAAACATTTATTATGTCTATTCTACCGAAGCCTAAAGTTTTGGGTTGAAAGTTTTTCTCAAATGTTTTAATTAATACAATTTTCTTCAGGCAGAGGTCCTTTACAAGCTTATTGAGGATTGTGCTCGGCTTAAAGGAGATGTCTCAGAGATTGTTCTTGATCTCTGCCAGAAGATCTCAAACGGTTTCTTGGGTATAATGTTTGGGGTAGTCCAATTGCAATTTTGGCTGATGGACAAATCTGAATCTTATAAAATTCATAGAATTTACTTTATTTGTATGCTTTTACTTACGCTTTTGATTTTACGTATGGTTTTGCTATTGTTTTGCCAgttgtttaaaattttctgtctTTATGCGTTTttatattgatattttaatgCTTGCTATATTGGTTTATGAGGTAAGGCATTAATATTGTGGTGGGATTATTGCTGCgactttttttttggtaattgcTGTTTTTTGTAATTGCTGAAAAAGTTTCGCAGGATGGCCGGACACATCGAGAGCTTTGTGATTGTGTTTCTAT
It encodes the following:
- the LOC109703955 gene encoding uncharacterized protein LOC109703955 encodes the protein MSAAVYRSPAAAAFQLPSWFAPAVPAEKDEDRPGQLDIWNSIQAEKKAKAAAASADGPPPYVHPLVRRSSRLMSQKSLEVCTEALGSESGSDVVGFSSFLSDNMACRSFTLETECTEKNLASESLLHEAAKTEDREAEAKELKSVNYHCSGSRRLPPRSFPPPLPSISRRDGQPCLKMRPHRRDGRLIVEAVPVPSHNYLHAQRQHGCLRLSFIDTSAAVQGTCRDQRGAVQVVEDPSNQESAALQAKQGEEKEVGNEQEEKNYDEEEELEEEEEEVEVVDRGTVIEVKVTTQPQQQSGGGSGTAAKVHRSSVVINKFVGGAPLTDQSAWSTHSTDESQKDDGKEEKIKNCHVGYTTTTAAAAVAAAATSSVGYDWCGKGSPLATGDGDGCEVATTEAKMLFTTTSRARRSKEELLRHMRRCNQLRRRPLFIWEPCCIATSS